From a single Haemorhous mexicanus isolate bHaeMex1 chromosome 29, bHaeMex1.pri, whole genome shotgun sequence genomic region:
- the LOC132339427 gene encoding complement factor D-like, whose protein sequence is MAPSPAPVLVLALLLLLWAPVNGQPRGRILRGSEARPHLKPYMASLQLDGQHVCGGFLIAQQWVLSAAHCMEGTDGKLFQVLLGAHSLTQPEPHKRLYRVRAQFPHPGSNIHNNKDDLLLLQLEEKAELNTDVRVLPFQREDRDVAADTVCEVAGWGTTDHSGSRPDRLQQLERPVISRDVCNHRTRHDGTITPNMMCTDSRRKDTCKGDSGGPLVCGGVAEGVVTAGSRVCGNYKKPAIYTRIAPYAAWIDRVMASAADGEGDTR, encoded by the exons ATGGCACCAAGCCCTGCTCCCGTCCttgtcctggctctgctgctgctcctttgggCCCCAGTGAATG ggcagccccgGGGACGGATCCTGAGGGGCTCCGAGGCCAGGCCCCACCTGAAGCCGTACATGGCCTCGCTGCAGCTGGACGGGCAGCACGTCTGTGGGGGCTTCCTCATCGCCCAGCAGTGGGTGCTGAGCGCTGCCCACTGCATGGAGGGGAC ggatggcaaactcttccaggtgctgctgggtgctCACTCCCTGACACAACCGGAGCCCCACAAACGCCTGTACCGAGTGCGCGCCCAGTTCCCCCACCCCGGCAGCAACATCCACAACAACAAGGATgacctgctcctcctccag ctggaggagaaagCCGAGCTGAACACGGACGTGCGGGTGCTGCCCTTCCAGCGGGAGGACAGGGACGTGGCGGCCGACACGGTGTGCGAGGTGGCGGGGTGGGGCACCACGGACCACAGCGGCAGCCGGCCggacaggctgcagcagctggagcggCCGGTGATCAGCCGCGACGTCTGCAACCACCGCACCCGCCACGACGGCACCATCACCCCCAACATGATGTGCACCGACTCCCGCAGGAAGGACACCTGCAAG GGAGACTCCGGTGGACCGCTGGTCTGTGGCGGGGTGGCCGAGGGGGTGGTCACGGCCGGCTCCCGCGTCTGTGGCAACTACAAGAAACCGGCAATCTACACCCGCATCGCCCCCTACGCGGCCTGGATCGACCGCGTCATGGCCTCTGCCGCcgatggggagggggacaccCGCTGA